In the Pseudolabrys taiwanensis genome, one interval contains:
- the fusA gene encoding elongation factor G, whose translation MARAHAIENYRNFGIMAHIDAGKTTTTERILYYTGKSHKIGEVHEGAATMDWMEQEQERGITITSAATTAFWNGKRLNIIDTPGHVDFTIEVERSLRVLDGAVVVLDGNQGVEPQTETVWRQGDKYRVPRIVFANKMDKTGADFFKCLDDIVDRLGAKPVAIQLPIGAENNFTGMVDLVIMKAYVWNNEALGAKFETVDIPADLADKAKEYREKLVEAAVELDDDALTAFLDGKEPDEATLKRLIRKAVLTGAFYPVLCGSAFKNKGVQPLLDAVVDYLPSPLDVPAIKGIDPDKNNEETSREPKDDAPLSLLAFKIMDDPFVGTITFCRIYSGVLSSGTGVINSTKERKERIGRMLLMHANNREDIKEAYAGDIVALAGLKETRTGDTLCDPDHPVILEKMEFPEPVIELAIEPKSKADQEKLGVALAKLAAEDPSFRVSTDAESGQTILKGMGELHLDIKVDILKRTYKVDANIGAPQVAFREKITKSAEVDYTHKKQTGGSGQFARVKIIAEPSEPGAPFEFENEIVGGAVPKEFIPGVEKGLESVLNSGVLAGFPVVDLKVRLVDGAYHDVDSSALAFEIASRAALREALQKGKPVLLEPIMKVEVVTPEDYTGSVIGDLNSRRGQIQGQDMRGNANVINAMVPLMNMFGYVNNLRSMSQGRATFTMQFDHYAELPANVSAEVQKKFA comes from the coding sequence ATGGCTCGCGCTCACGCAATTGAGAACTACCGCAACTTCGGCATCATGGCCCACATCGATGCGGGCAAGACGACGACGACCGAGCGGATTCTCTATTACACCGGCAAGTCCCACAAGATCGGCGAGGTGCATGAAGGCGCCGCGACGATGGATTGGATGGAGCAGGAGCAGGAGCGCGGCATCACCATTACGTCGGCCGCGACGACCGCGTTCTGGAACGGCAAGCGCCTGAACATCATCGACACCCCCGGCCACGTCGACTTCACCATTGAAGTCGAGCGCTCGCTGCGCGTGCTCGACGGCGCCGTCGTCGTGCTCGACGGCAACCAGGGCGTCGAACCGCAGACCGAGACCGTCTGGCGCCAGGGCGACAAGTACCGCGTGCCGCGCATCGTGTTCGCCAACAAGATGGACAAGACGGGCGCCGACTTCTTCAAGTGCCTGGACGACATCGTTGATCGTCTGGGTGCCAAGCCCGTCGCGATCCAGCTGCCGATCGGCGCGGAAAACAACTTCACCGGCATGGTCGATCTGGTGATCATGAAGGCGTATGTCTGGAACAACGAGGCGCTCGGCGCCAAGTTCGAGACCGTCGACATTCCGGCCGATCTCGCCGACAAGGCGAAGGAATATCGCGAGAAGCTCGTCGAAGCCGCTGTCGAGCTCGACGACGATGCGCTGACCGCGTTCCTCGATGGCAAGGAGCCGGACGAGGCGACGCTGAAGCGTCTCATCCGTAAGGCCGTGCTCACCGGCGCTTTCTATCCCGTGCTGTGCGGCTCGGCCTTCAAGAACAAGGGCGTGCAGCCGCTGCTCGACGCGGTCGTCGACTATCTGCCGTCGCCGCTCGACGTGCCGGCGATCAAGGGCATCGACCCGGACAAGAACAACGAAGAGACGAGCCGCGAGCCGAAGGATGACGCGCCGCTGTCGCTGCTCGCCTTCAAGATCATGGACGACCCCTTCGTCGGCACCATCACTTTCTGCCGCATCTACTCCGGCGTTCTGTCGAGCGGCACCGGCGTGATCAACTCGACGAAGGAGCGCAAGGAACGTATCGGCCGCATGCTCCTGATGCATGCGAACAACCGCGAAGACATCAAGGAAGCCTATGCCGGCGACATCGTCGCGCTGGCGGGGCTGAAGGAAACGCGGACCGGCGACACTTTGTGCGATCCGGATCACCCGGTGATCCTCGAGAAGATGGAATTCCCGGAGCCGGTCATCGAGCTCGCGATCGAGCCGAAGTCGAAGGCCGACCAGGAGAAGCTGGGCGTTGCGCTGGCGAAGCTCGCCGCGGAGGATCCGTCCTTCCGTGTGTCGACCGACGCCGAGAGCGGCCAGACCATTCTCAAGGGCATGGGCGAACTGCATCTCGACATCAAAGTCGACATCCTGAAGCGTACCTACAAGGTCGACGCCAACATCGGCGCGCCGCAGGTGGCGTTCCGCGAGAAGATCACCAAGTCGGCCGAAGTGGATTACACCCACAAGAAGCAGACCGGCGGTTCCGGCCAGTTCGCGCGCGTGAAGATCATCGCCGAGCCGTCCGAGCCGGGTGCGCCATTCGAGTTCGAGAACGAGATCGTCGGCGGCGCGGTGCCGAAGGAATTCATCCCGGGCGTCGAGAAGGGCCTCGAGTCGGTGCTCAACTCGGGCGTTCTCGCCGGCTTCCCGGTGGTGGATTTGAAGGTGCGGCTGGTTGACGGTGCGTATCACGACGTCGACTCGTCGGCGCTGGCCTTCGAAATCGCGTCGCGCGCGGCGCTCCGCGAGGCCCTGCAGAAGGGCAAGCCGGTGCTGCTCGAGCCGATCATGAAGGTCGAGGTGGTGACGCCGGAAGACTACACCGGTTCGGTCATCGGCGACCTGAACTCGCGGCGCGGTCAGATCCAGGGTCAGGACATGCGCGGCAACGCCAACGTGATCAACGCGATGGTGCCGCTGATGAACATGTTCGGCTACGTCAATAACCTGCGGTCCATGTCTCAGGGCCGCGCCACATTCACCATGCAATTCGATCACTACGCTGAATTGCCCGCCAACGTTTCTGCCGAAGTGCAGAAGAAGTTCGCGTAA
- the tuf gene encoding elongation factor Tu, with amino-acid sequence MAKEKFNRTKPHCNIGTIGHVDHGKTSLTAAITKVLAETGGATFTAYDQIDKAPEEKARGITISTAHVEYETTNRHYAHVDCPGHADYVKNMITGAAQMDGAILVVSAADGPMPQTREHILLARQVGVPAIVVFLNKCDMVDDPELLELVELEVRELLSKYNFPGDKIPIIKGSALMALEDKDPKLGKEAILELMKEVDAYIPQPERPIDQPFLMPVEDVFSISGRGTVVTGRVERGIVKVGEEVEIVGIKPTTKTTVTGVEMFRKLLDQGQAGDNIGALLRGTKREEVERGQVLCKPGSVKPHTKFKAEAYILTKEEGGRHTPFFTNYRPQFYFRTTDVTGVVHLPQGTEMVMPGDNIAMEVHLIVPIAMEEKLRFAIREGGRTVGAGVVASIIE; translated from the coding sequence ATGGCCAAAGAGAAATTCAACCGTACGAAGCCGCACTGCAACATCGGCACCATCGGTCACGTCGACCATGGCAAGACGTCGTTGACGGCGGCGATCACCAAGGTGCTCGCCGAGACCGGCGGTGCGACGTTCACCGCCTATGACCAGATCGACAAGGCGCCGGAAGAGAAGGCGCGCGGCATCACCATTTCGACCGCGCACGTCGAGTACGAGACGACCAACCGTCACTACGCGCACGTCGACTGCCCAGGCCACGCCGACTACGTGAAGAACATGATCACGGGCGCCGCGCAGATGGACGGCGCGATCCTCGTCGTGTCGGCCGCCGACGGCCCGATGCCGCAGACCCGCGAGCACATCCTGCTCGCCCGCCAGGTCGGCGTGCCGGCGATCGTCGTGTTCCTCAACAAGTGCGACATGGTCGACGACCCGGAGCTGCTCGAGCTCGTCGAGCTCGAAGTTCGTGAGCTCCTGTCGAAGTACAACTTCCCGGGCGACAAGATTCCGATCATCAAGGGCTCGGCCCTGATGGCGCTGGAAGACAAGGATCCGAAGCTCGGCAAGGAAGCCATCCTCGAGCTGATGAAGGAAGTCGACGCCTACATCCCGCAGCCGGAGCGTCCGATCGACCAGCCGTTCCTGATGCCGGTCGAAGACGTGTTCTCGATCTCGGGCCGCGGCACCGTCGTGACCGGTCGCGTCGAGCGCGGCATCGTCAAGGTCGGCGAGGAAGTCGAAATCGTCGGCATCAAGCCGACCACCAAGACGACCGTCACCGGCGTGGAAATGTTCCGCAAGCTGCTCGATCAGGGTCAGGCTGGCGACAACATCGGCGCGCTGCTGCGCGGCACCAAGCGTGAGGAAGTCGAGCGCGGCCAGGTGCTCTGCAAGCCGGGTTCGGTCAAGCCGCACACCAAGTTCAAGGCTGAGGCTTACATCCTCACCAAGGAAGAGGGCGGCCGCCACACGCCGTTCTTCACCAACTACCGTCCGCAGTTCTATTTCCGCACCACCGACGTGACCGGTGTCGTGCATCTGCCGCAGGGCACGGAAATGGTGATGCCGGGCGACAACATCGCGATGGAAGTGCACCTGATCGTGCCGATCGCGATGGAAGAGAAGCTCCGCTTCGCCATTCGCGAAGGTGGCCGCACCGTCGGCGCCGGCGTCGTGGCGAGCATCATCGAGTAA
- the rpsJ gene encoding 30S ribosomal protein S10, which produces MNGQNIRIRLKAFDHRILDASTREIVNTAKRTGAQVRGPIPLPTKIEKFTVNRSPHVDKKSREQFEMRTHKRLLDIVDPTPQTVDALMKLDLAAGVDVEIKL; this is translated from the coding sequence ATGAACGGCCAGAATATCCGGATCCGGCTCAAGGCGTTCGATCACCGCATCCTCGATGCGTCGACGCGCGAGATCGTGAACACGGCCAAGCGCACGGGTGCGCAGGTGCGTGGTCCCATCCCGCTGCCGACGAAGATCGAGAAGTTCACGGTGAACCGCTCGCCCCACGTCGACAAGAAGAGCCGCGAACAGTTCGAGATGCGCACGCACAAGCGCCTTCTCGACATCGTCGACCCGACGCCGCAGACCGTGGACGCGCTGATGAAGCTCGACCTGGCCGCCGGCGTCGACGTCGAGATCAAACTCTGA
- the rplC gene encoding 50S ribosomal protein L3: MRSGVIAQKVGMTRVFTEAGEHVPVTVLQLAGCQVIAHRTKDKNGYVALQLGAGPRRTNNMNKADRGYFGKANVEPKRKLVEFRVSDDAVLPVGAEITADHFVPGQYVDVAGITVGKGFAGAMKRWNFGGLRASHGVSISHRSIGSTGGRQDPGKTFKNKKMPGHMGVDRVTTLNLKVVQLDVERGLILVEGAVPGHKGGWITVRDAVKKALPKDAPKPGKFRVADQAAAEAPAAEAPTQQEGA; encoded by the coding sequence ATGCGTTCTGGAGTGATCGCGCAGAAAGTCGGGATGACCCGGGTGTTCACCGAAGCCGGTGAGCACGTACCGGTGACGGTCCTGCAGCTTGCCGGGTGCCAGGTGATTGCTCACCGCACCAAGGATAAGAACGGCTACGTCGCGCTGCAGCTCGGCGCCGGGCCGCGCCGCACCAACAACATGAACAAGGCCGACCGCGGCTATTTCGGCAAGGCGAATGTCGAGCCGAAGCGCAAGCTGGTCGAGTTCCGCGTCAGCGACGATGCGGTGCTGCCCGTCGGCGCCGAGATCACGGCCGATCATTTCGTGCCGGGTCAGTATGTCGACGTTGCCGGCATCACCGTCGGTAAGGGTTTTGCCGGCGCCATGAAGCGCTGGAACTTCGGCGGTCTGCGTGCCTCGCACGGTGTGTCGATCTCGCACCGTTCGATCGGTTCGACCGGCGGCCGTCAGGATCCGGGCAAGACCTTCAAGAACAAGAAGATGCCGGGCCATATGGGCGTCGATCGTGTCACCACGCTCAACCTCAAGGTCGTGCAGCTCGACGTCGAGCGCGGCCTCATCCTGGTCGAGGGTGCTGTGCCGGGCCACAAGGGCGGCTGGATCACCGTGCGCGACGCGGTGAAGAAGGCGCTGCCGAAGGATGCCCCGAAGCCGGGCAAGTTCCGCGTGGCCGACCAGGCTGCTGCGGAGGCGCCGGCCGCGGAAGCGCCGACCCAGCAGGAGGGTGCGTGA
- the rplD gene encoding 50S ribosomal protein L4 → MELKITTLEGKEAGSVSLSDAIFGLEPRADIIQRCINWQLAKRQRGTHKAKDRSEIWRTGKKMYAQKGTGGARHGSARVPQFRGGGRAFGPIVRSHAIDLPKKVRALALKHALSSKAKDGGIVVLDKASLNDPKTKALAGHFGKLGVENALIIDGAEIENNFRTAARNIPNIDVLPIQGINVYDILRRKTLVLTKAAVEALEARFK, encoded by the coding sequence ATGGAACTGAAGATCACCACTCTTGAAGGCAAGGAAGCCGGCTCGGTGAGCCTGTCCGACGCGATCTTCGGCCTCGAGCCGCGCGCCGACATCATCCAGCGCTGCATCAACTGGCAGCTGGCGAAGCGCCAGCGTGGTACGCACAAGGCCAAGGATCGCTCCGAGATCTGGCGTACCGGCAAGAAGATGTACGCGCAGAAGGGCACCGGCGGCGCGCGTCACGGCTCGGCCCGCGTGCCGCAGTTCCGCGGCGGCGGTCGCGCCTTCGGTCCGATCGTGCGCAGCCACGCCATCGATCTGCCGAAGAAGGTGCGGGCGCTCGCGCTCAAGCATGCTCTGTCGTCGAAGGCGAAGGACGGCGGCATCGTCGTGCTCGACAAGGCCTCGCTGAACGATCCCAAGACCAAGGCGCTGGCCGGCCACTTCGGCAAGCTTGGCGTCGAGAATGCGCTGATCATCGACGGGGCGGAGATCGAGAACAACTTCCGCACCGCCGCGCGCAACATTCCGAACATCGACGTGCTGCCGATCCAGGGCATCAACGTCTACGACATCCTGCGGCGCAAGACTTTGGTGCTGACCAAGGCCGCGGTTGAAGCGCTGGAGGCGCGGTTCAAATGA
- a CDS encoding 50S ribosomal protein L23 produces the protein MSTSDPRHYDVIIAPVITEKATMASEHNKVMFKVARTATKPQIKEAVERLFDVKVKSVNTLIREGKIKTFKNRLGQQSDVKRAIVTLEEGHRIDVTTGL, from the coding sequence ATGAGCACCAGCGATCCCCGTCATTACGACGTCATCATCGCGCCGGTGATCACCGAAAAGGCGACGATGGCTTCGGAGCACAACAAGGTCATGTTCAAGGTGGCGCGCACCGCCACCAAGCCGCAGATCAAGGAAGCGGTGGAGAGGCTCTTCGACGTCAAGGTCAAGAGCGTCAACACGCTGATCCGCGAAGGCAAGATCAAGACCTTCAAGAACAGACTCGGGCAGCAGTCCGATGTGAAGCGCGCGATCGTGACTCTCGAAGAGGGTCACCGCATCGACGTGACCACCGGGTTGTAA
- the rplB gene encoding 50S ribosomal protein L2 has translation MALKTYNPTTPSQRHLVIVDRSGLHKGPPVKTLTEGQHSTGGRNNHGRITTRFRGGGHKQAYRIIDFRRAKKDVPAKVERLEYDPNRTAFIALIKYEDGELAYILAPQRLAPGDTVISSDKADIKPGNALPLGSIPVGTIVHNVELKIGKGGQLARSAGTYVQIVGRDQDYVILRLSTSEQRLVHGRCMATVGAVSNPDNMNTTIGKAGRQRWKGRMPHNRGIVMNPVDHPHGGRTKGGKHWVTPWGQPTKGMKTRKNKRTNKFIVVSRHDRKKKQQ, from the coding sequence ATGGCATTGAAGACTTACAATCCCACGACGCCGAGCCAGCGCCATCTGGTGATCGTCGACCGTTCGGGCCTCCACAAGGGCCCGCCGGTCAAGACGCTCACCGAAGGTCAGCACTCGACCGGCGGCCGCAACAACCACGGCCGCATCACGACGCGCTTCCGCGGCGGCGGCCACAAGCAGGCCTACCGCATCATCGACTTCCGTCGCGCCAAGAAGGACGTGCCGGCGAAGGTGGAGCGCCTCGAGTACGACCCGAACCGCACGGCGTTCATCGCGCTGATCAAGTACGAGGACGGCGAGCTCGCCTACATCCTGGCGCCGCAGCGCCTGGCGCCGGGCGACACCGTGATCTCGTCGGACAAGGCCGACATCAAGCCGGGCAACGCGCTGCCGCTGGGCAGCATTCCGGTCGGCACGATCGTGCACAACGTCGAGCTGAAGATCGGGAAGGGCGGTCAGCTCGCCCGCTCGGCCGGCACCTACGTGCAGATCGTCGGCCGCGACCAGGACTACGTGATCCTGCGTCTGTCGACGTCGGAGCAGCGCCTCGTGCACGGCCGTTGCATGGCGACCGTCGGCGCGGTGTCCAACCCGGACAACATGAACACGACGATCGGCAAGGCCGGCCGTCAGCGCTGGAAGGGTCGCATGCCGCACAACCGCGGCATCGTGATGAACCCGGTCGACCATCCGCACGGCGGTCGTACCAAGGGCGGCAAGCACTGGGTCACCCCGTGGGGCCAGCCGACCAAGGGCATGAAGACGCGCAAGAACAAGCGCACCAACAAGTTCATTGTGGTCAGCCGACACGACCGCAAGAAGAAGCAGCAGTAG
- the rpsS gene encoding 30S ribosomal protein S19 yields the protein MTRSVWKGPFVDGYLLKKAEAGRASGRHDVIKIWSRRSTILPQFVGLSFGVYNGQKHVPVTVTEEMVGHKFGEFSPTRIFHGHTADKKAKRS from the coding sequence ATGACGCGTTCTGTTTGGAAAGGTCCCTTTGTCGACGGCTATCTGCTCAAGAAGGCAGAAGCCGGACGCGCGTCGGGCCGTCACGATGTGATCAAGATCTGGAGCCGTCGCTCGACGATCCTGCCGCAGTTCGTCGGCCTGAGCTTCGGCGTATACAACGGCCAGAAGCACGTGCCGGTGACGGTGACCGAAGAGATGGTGGGCCACAAGTTCGGCGAGTTCTCGCCGACCCGCATCTTCCACGGTCACACGGCCGATAAAAAAGCCAAGCGCTCGTAA
- the rplV gene encoding 50S ribosomal protein L22 → MGKRARERDLADNEAKAVSKMLRVSPQKLNLVAQLIRGKKVASALADLEFSRKRIARDVRKCLESAIANAENNHDLDVDDLIVAEAHVGKGLVIKRFSPRGRGRVGKILKPFSHLTIVVRQVEAQASA, encoded by the coding sequence ATGGGCAAGCGCGCACGCGAAAGAGACCTCGCCGACAACGAGGCCAAGGCTGTGAGCAAGATGCTGCGGGTTTCGCCGCAGAAGCTCAACCTTGTCGCGCAGTTGATCCGCGGGAAGAAGGTCGCGAGCGCGCTCGCCGATCTCGAGTTCTCGCGCAAGCGCATCGCCAGGGACGTGCGCAAGTGCCTGGAATCCGCGATCGCCAATGCCGAGAACAATCATGACCTCGATGTCGACGATTTGATCGTCGCCGAGGCGCATGTCGGCAAGGGCCTCGTGATCAAGCGTTTCTCTCCGCGCGGCCGTGGCCGCGTGGGTAAGATTCTCAAGCCGTTCTCGCACCTGACGATCGTGGTTCGTCAGGTCGAGGCGCAGGCGAGCGCCTGA